TCTTCCATGAGTCTCATCCTTATTTAGTGATTGGTACTTCTCTAtgtagctgtcctcatccatatgtatcttttgcacattacatctgatgcctcatgtgctcaatttttttctcaatacATTTGTACTTTGTTGTACAAGTGCACTAATATtggcacatccagcagagcatgtttCTAGTTTTTGCATGTTCTCTGCATTCATAGCTCATGTTTCACCACCATGTAATATtactgttcatacacaagcatcctataatctgcctttcactttgaTAGATGCCTTTTGTTACTAACTGACATAAGGATTCatagaagaagtttcgtgggaatattgaattcacaagcggtccctGACATCCCGCATGCATATCCCAAGTGATGGGACGCCCTGTTTGCTGCGGAGtctccacagacgcagggacagaatgacCTCGAAGCCGCCGGTTGCTGATCAGacgcctcttggaattttcaccagagccctgtTGGCCAGGCTGCTGTCCTAATACCGCTCGGTGCCAGACCAATCTgctttgggtggccctaccaagaaccgaagttcccgacggcatagctctgacactgcctGTTTACACCACCCTACTGCTTTTGACTCGGTGGATTGGGAAGCCCTCTGGTGTATTATGCAGGCGGACGGTATCCCTGTGAAGCTGCTAAACCTCATACAGGGCTACTATCGTTCAGTGAGGGCTCATGTAAGGGTCTATGGCGGGGAGACGGAGTTGCTTGATGTCACTACCGATGTTCGACAGGGTTGTGCGCTTTCGCCAACCCTATTCATTTATGCCATCGATTACAGTCTCAACACTGTGCTTCGGGACTACTCGGGCGTAGAGGCTAGGAGAGAAGTCGCAGTGACGGACCTGGCCATCGCAGATGATATCGCGCTCTTGGGCTCTAACCGAGCAGATGTCCAAGATGCTCTCGAAAGGGTGCATGCGGCAGCGGCAACTGTTGGTCTTCGGGTCAATGCTTGCAAAACCAAAGTGATGACATCTCTGGTCACAGCAGATGAATGGCGGCCAATCGTTCTTGAGGGCATGGAGTTTGAGTATGTGGAGTCCTTCATCTACCTGGGTTCAACGGTGGTTCTAACGGGCCAGGGCGCAGCTGAGGTCGAGCATTGCATAGGTGTTGCCAGATTCGCATTCGTGTGCCTCAAGTGGTGCCTGTGGGACAGAAGAGAGATCTCAGTGACCAAAGGGTGAATCTAGCAGGCCGTCGTTCATACTGTCCTCCTCTATGGTTGTGAAACATGGCCTATGAGGGTAGCCAATCAGCGAAGGCTGGAGGTGTTCGACAATGACTGTCTCCGCTGCATTCTTCGCTGCCAACGCATTGATTGGGTTCCTACAGCCGGTCTTCGTCATCACCTGAATCTCCAGCCCCTCCCTTCAGTGCTTCTACAACAGCAAttaaggtggttcggtcatgcgGCCTGGCATCCAGAGGGTGAACTGATTCATGATGTCCTCCACTCACCTCCACTTCCCAGCTGGCATAAACACATGGGCGGgtagctgaagacctgggcaacgacgataaaggaggacctctccgaactctcagtTCCGCAGGTGGTcagtctgcgcagatggaactgCGAATGgttcgctatctccagtgacctcgcacaggactgTCAAGCATGGGCCGTCATGGTTCGTGATGCTtttaggaccagagaagaagctggCTCAACCCGCTCTGGGTGAGCTccatcacaagtacaagtaaattGACATAAGaattctctgaactttctcctaCTGGTTCATATTCTAGTAACTGTACTTTTAGACCACCCTCCTCCACTACTAATTTGGTTACCTTGATAACAGAAATTGTCTATTACCTCTAGGGATcttcctgggcatttgagaaaatctgtTTCCTCTGTGTTCTTAGTGTtaattgttcctgcacatctgccacagaGTCTACTTTCTCTATTAATCTTTCAGTGATTCCATTGCATTTCCACTGGATGGAATTACTATATACACCATTTCTGCATACAAAACAGAGCCATTTTCCTAAAGGGATGAGCATAGTGTCTATTTTACttcttactagaactttggtctttttTAAGTTAACTTTAAAGTACCTTGATTCCAGGTATTGCCACTATACATGgaatttcttttgtaattttgctATAGATTTAGCTATAAGACACAGTAATCATCATAAAGGAGTTCCGTGAGCAAATGTTCTTAGAcccctctgttatggcctggagaagaatgataaataggaggggactgagaacCAAGCCTAGGTGAACTATCTACTCACTAAATTTGTCACTGTACTTATTAACTCTCACTTTACTAACAGCTCTCACTAGCCATTCATGTACTTCTATGGCAAACTTCAGATCAGAGAGCGAGGGATCCTGTTAAAAGCGTTCTCTGGGTTGATGAAAGCCAAGTGGTTTACTTTTGGCTAAATACTTCTGCTGTTGCCTTTGTAGGCTTTCTGTTTAAAAGAGAGAATTAATGGTACTTCTTCCTGGCACAAAATCGAACTGTATCTCATCTAGTCTAACCCTCTTCCTAAGTAGCTATTCTATCACTATAAATTTCATGATCTTGTCCAGCAATTTGAAAGTGTTGTAATTACTTCtctctaaggcatcacctttacctatttaacaaataaatgatgctgttacaccagtcattgggtatgatacCTACCTGTACAACTTAAGTATCTACATAAGTGACTAGGCCATATCcctccaccagatattttaagcattttagtgatgggccaggggctttccctgtcttcatatctttaatttgtttttatctttcataCTACTCTCAATGAAAATGGTCTGTCCCTCTGTCAGGTTCACATTTGGAAAGATTGCTTTCTCTCTTGCATCTctacatttagcaacctttcataataGTACTTCTATGATTTTTTTCAGAACCATTAAGTGCAAGTGTACCattatctatccacacacacttctgtctgtctaactgaccgtctgtccgtccgtccgtgtgtgtgtgtttgctgggACTGGATTTTTATCTTTAGATTTGAAAGCTTTGTAGgctttctttttaaaacaatgtTCTCTAGATatggtgtatgtttatatgaaaccTACTTGGTTTgatagaatatatagaaatagtaTCTCAAATCTAAGATATGTTTGTGACCATCATTAAAATTCAAAGCCTTTTGTATTATGTCTGAAAAAGCCTTTTTGATTACTGAGTTAAAGAGGTGTTTTCTAACTGATTAGTGTTTCACCAGTGCTGTGTCCATGGTTtacatatttaacattcactaaccTAGATACAGAATGGCTATTAAGAGAAAGTACTTATCACCACTACTTCAAATTGTATAACTAATGCATACTTTGGTCAAATGCATTACTTGAATTAAGTTTCATTGAACTAAATCTTTGATAGACTAGACTCCTGTACTTGTGTAATGTAGAAGGGTCTGGtcttgatggagagagagagagaaatgactcGAACACACACTTCCTTGAAATCTTACATAATTTTTTCTATCGCACAACATCTTCCAATATTAGCAGTAAAGACAAATAAGAAGGAAACTTACGATTGAAATAGCCTCCTAAAATCCAGATGACTTTGCCTCAGAATAGTTTCCAGATAAATCAAATTCCtatattatatctaaatatattgaaaaatagtaaacaaagaagcctgttgtatatatatatatatatatatatatatatatatatatgtatgtgtgtgtctgtgtttgtccccctagcattgcttgacaaccaatgctggtgtgcttacgtccccatcacttagcggttcggcaaaagagaccaatagaataagtactgggcttacaaagaataagtcccggggtcgatttgctcgactaaaggcggtgctccagcatggccgcagtcaaatgactgaaacaagtaaaagagtaaagatgcaggagtggctgtgtggtaagtagcttgcttaccaaaccacatggttctgagttcagtcccactgtgtggcatcttaggcaagtgtcttctactatagcctcaggttgaccaaagccttgtaagtggatttggttgagggaaactgaaagaagcctgtcgaacatatacatacatacatatatatatatatatatatatgtttgtgtgcctgtatttgttccctcccaccatcgcttgacaaccgatggtgtgtttacatcctcgtagcttagcagtttggtaaaagagacctatagaattagtaccagacttacaacgaataagtcctggggttgatttgttcgactaaaggtggtgctgaaacgagtaaaagagtaaagcataTGTCATAATGAAACCCTTCTAATCATGCTGGTATAGAAGAATAATTGTTAAAAGGATGataatctctctctttataaaaaTTTTTGTCTGTCTATTCCCTATGCATTCTCAAATGGCTCCCCGaaaccaaatcaaattttacaaggtaatagtATTACACCCCGTGAGTGTGaacttgtaatttttattttcatttgtattaaaacaatataaaattttatctcAAATAATCTTTCTATAGTAAAGGATATTTTATACAACAGCaacatcacattttgtatataagtgtgtctgtgaaagcgtgtgtgtttgcgcattcATTACATATGACATAGTGAAGGATattttataccaccaccaccaccacggcacattttgtatatcagtgtgtatgtgtctgagtgagtgtgtgtgtgtctgagtgtgtgtgtgtgtgtttgtgtgttcaataTGTACgagatagtaaaggacattttataccaccatGACCGCCatgacacattttgtatatgagtatgtgtgtttgtgtgttcattacGTATgacatagtaaaggacattttacatgatgatgacacatttcctatatgagtgtgtatgtatctctaagtgtgtgtttgcctgttcattacataaatgtatgtttgtgtgtgtctgtcttggtatatatgtgagtgtgtcagtgtatatgtcAGTTACACTGATGTAAACTGGCCATGTGAAAGAGCTATACTGGCTCCAACTAATGAAATGGTTGATAAACTCAATCATGAACTTCTTCAGAGGTTAACAGATACATCAGAAATGACTTTTCCATCAATTCACACAACAGTTGATCAAGATCAGGCTGTTCAATACTCTGCTGAATTTCTGAACACATTTAAACCCACTGGAATGCCACCGCATAACTTGACACTAAAGCTGGATGTTCCCATTATGTTGCATAGAATCTTGACCCACCTTACCTGTGTAATGGAACTCACTTAATTGTTACTTCTATGAAGTAGAATTGGAAAAGTTTCAGGTTTGGAAGCAAAACTTGGAATCAAAAGGCCTTGAAGTTAACTTAGATAAGACTAAAGTTGTTGTTAATGAGAAAGGAGATAAGACTCTCATTCCAGCTGGCAAATTGCCCTGTttaatatgtaggaaaggagtggGATGTAATTCCATTTGTTGCACTAAGTGTAacctatggatgcataagagatgCAATGGAACCGTGGGAAGATTGTCAGATAAGtttgcttttgtgtgtggcagatgtgcaggaacattAAGTACTAAGAGCACGAGGGACTTAaactctctcaaatgcccaggaggttctcttgaggtagtagatagtttctgctatttaggtaaccaaattagtaatggtgatggatgctctgaaagtaatgtttctagaataagaataaggtgGAGGAAGTACAGAAAACTACTATCTCTGTTGACAGCAAAAGGACTCACTCTTAGAGTGAAaaatagattgtatgatgcttgtgtgagaaCAGCTGTATTACATGGTAGTGAAATATGGGTTCTGACTGTGGAGGAAATGCTTAAGCTGGAGAGGAATGAAAGTAGCATGCTCCATaggatttgcaacatcagtgtgcatgactGACAAAGCAcaactgtgttgagagaaaaattaggcataagaggGATTAAATGTGGTATGCAGGAGAGGAGACTGCGTTGGTTTAGACATGTGATGCGTATGtgtgaagacagctgtataaagaagtgcctgTCTCTGAAAGTAGATGGTACGTGTGAAAGAGGacaacccaggaagacatgggatgaagtggtgaggactgatCTTCGGATGTTGgggctcatggaggaaatgaTAGTGGACTGAGATGTTTGGAGATATGTGATCCTAGAGAAGACCTGTCCATGAAACTGAGTGCTAGAAGGGTTGTatcccacccacatgtaacaacacTCTTCACCCACTCTACCCTAAGAAATTAAACTACAACTCTTCTAactgcatttttcttttcttcacattTCTGCCTCATACATTATGATAGTTTTCCAATCCCCTTTCTTGCCCTCACTGCAGTGCTCACTGTATCACTGCTCCCATCACACCCCACCACCCACAGCCACTTCCAATTTTTCTAACCAGGTTCTACGCTCATATtcttgttacttgtgagtataccctAGCACTACACTatctctcttctgctctctcttacacttttgctgtttcctactatttctctttctctttggtcactctctctctccttctcttgttttccctctgactaggtaaccaagtatcATCTTTACACCAGCATACTTGTTTCTGGCCTCTTTCTGtacctctctctcactgtgtaaccatgtacctcctgtATAGCAAGATACTTATTTctacctctctatttctctgttacactGTAATCTTTCAGCATTTGATATTGGATCACCTCCTCTAATTATCTGTCTGTTGtggcaagacacctgcttctgtctctttgtcacactctaattttcatcctctgacacaaatgccctgcccctctcataatctcttgtcttgtaagttactttgttaccctgccagtgctggtgccatgttaaaagcatctagttcacactgtaatgtggttggcatctggaagagcatccatctgtaaaaatcttgccaaaactatcttcgcctgtgctagtgccatgtaaaaagcactgagtccactctacagagtggttggtgttagaaagggtatccagccatcaaattcctgccaaaacagacacagtagccttgggtagattttctacctgactggctcctgtccatgcatgcatggaagatggacactaaatgatgatgatgatatcccatGTCCAAGAGGCAACTATCATAACAGGTAGTTAcaaagaaaatgtctttattccaaaatttcCTTTCATACCTACAGACgttccatttgaatttaagagGTTTTAGCTTCCAGTCAAATtaagttttggtatttcaattaacaaatctcagggtcaattCCTCAAGGCAGTAGGACTTCATCTCTCTACTACATGCTTCTCTCACGGCCAACTCTATGTTGGTTGATCTGGAGTtggaagcagcaacaatttattcatttggacACCAATAAAAATGTGCACAATGAATATTGATTACACTGAGGTGCTTCAAGATTGGCAGATTTTCAGTTCTAAATTCTACTATCATTacaatttggatattttaaaataaaatatagatattttgaaataattatgtgaaaaaaatatatcttcatatctattgtttactaatctgaataagaacaTCAGTAACCTGGGCAAGACTGGGTGATTCAGCTAGTATATAATCTGTGAAAATGACATGATCATTTGATTGCCTAAAATGGAACATTTCTGCACTTGATATGTCAGAATGGGAAAAATCAGTTATTACTAATCTCCATTATATAAACCCATCAAAATGGGTTTATATAATAGTATTTTCCTAATAACTCTGTATCTTATTATTAATCTAAGTGTGTATccctaaaattaaataaataaagccaTTTGTCTCATTTGGCTACACTTTCTAAATTTATTATTAGATACTTTCTGCTTCAGTTTACGTAAGTTTTTATAGTTGTAAACttataaacttataaaaatttaaaGTAACTTTTTATACCGTCTTACAATTTGAATTGGCTACAGTAAAAGAATGATAACCAAACAATAACCAAACAAAGTAACCAAACAATATAACTCCAgatttaattatatgtatgtgtgtttgtgtgaatttgtAAATAAAGGATGCATTTGATATAGGTTTATTGTTCTAATAATAActaagaaataacagctataccTGTTTAGTTTAATAGCTGTTGTTAGCTCTGAACAGACTATAGCATATGAGCAGAGAATCAAACACTTGAATACCTTGTCTGTTTTATCGAGTTGAGTTTTCAGGTCAGGGCCATCTGGTGTGAAGTTATTTGATCGTCCTCAGGTATTAGAACATTAGAACTTTGAGACAGcagagaaaaattaaaagcaCAAGTTAGCTTTAAAACAGGCAACTCAGGTGATAGGGTGttgtcattttattttacaatttattcCTTCCTAATTACATTATTACTTATTCCTCAGACTTCTATAATTGTTCTATCTGACCTTGTTATAAATTTGCACAAATCTGAGGATAAatgcaatgataaaaatattaaaacttaggAAGGAACCCAGTGAAAATGTATAGGAAGATATTTGGGTTAactgttataaaaatataactatttgTCATAAATGTACTGACATGGAAGGCAGATGTAATAGAAAATaaccaagaaaaatatttatgaggTTAGTcttaaataatctatatatataaaactgtagttgtgtgagtgtctgtccccttcgatttagattcctaactactcccacattttgcggtgcagtttaaccaaattcgagtatcttatagtcgtgattcatatcgagcccgtctgagtattagcgcgcgtctacgatgagtctacgattttaaaaataatttaacatcattttttattccattttaatgcataatttttcgtgtgtcgatggcggcggagttggcgtccatggtcacacctgcacctgtttgcttctcccccttcttccctccctcgtgaagctgtggggaagggagtgtaaggaaatcaacgtcgtaaagcgttgtcaaggagaccagcgttcttttagaacaacgacttcatggcttgaagacaccaaaacagaaatggctaagaaagcctgaattggcatctataagggaagtaactctctaaaaatgcttatatagttatttcccttacaaacccgagcaacgccgggcgatactgctagttatatctaTAATCAAAAATTTGTTATTGTTAGACGTTTtcacatttaaatttcttttcattacaagtGATGATTATTTCATTGAAACAActtgataaataaaacaataacaaaaaatggcTTACATTTAATGCCATCAaaactgtctctctgtctctttatctcactCCATATTTCCCTTTGCATAAACATTTAGTTCATATAATATAGTTTCATTATGGATTGTTGTTCACTTTGATCTTGTGTCTAGTTGAGTTTCAAATTGCTTGAGGTCATCTAAACTCCTTTAAAAGAGTTCCTACTTTAGACAACTCAACtgataaatattaaaatgtagaTGTTTACTATTCAAAACTGTTAACACCAAAGGTTATTTCTAATTGGTAATATCATCTAAGTCACCTTAACAGTCTCTCTATTGGTAAAAGGTGGTAAACCTGGTAACATGTTGGTGTACCTGATTATGTTGGTACCACTGGAGATGTTTTGTGGTAATGCTGGATAAATACAATAATTTATATAGAATTGTGTTAGTTTTATTTTGTTGCATGTTACTTCTGTAATTTTCTTGTGAAGGAGTATAATTCattgattttgaatattttactATTAGTATTTCTGAAAATCTTGATGCTAAAGGAATATATCTGCAGATATGAAATatcattttcttaatttcttttttttttttttttttgtttcttttaggtAAAATTGATGTTGTTTGGAATTTTCAACACTTCTGCTGAAATTTGACAATTTGTTCTTCTGCTGTCATTAGAGACTTGGTAGCAATATTATAATGGCATCTGATTATCCAGAATGTTCCAAAGCTACAGAATTAGAGGAAATTCAAGAAAAAGAATGGATTGAACTACCAGAATCTTCACCTGAAGATCAACTACAAGATAATGGGGGTGATCAACATTTTGTGACATTGACTGGAACAGTTGCTCGTGGCTACCAAGCTGGTCAAGTGGTAGATGTCCAGCTACAAATTTCTCGAGATGAGTTACGTAAACTAACACTTGAGAGAGGGACCAAAGAGGAAAAGCTCAAGTACAAATCTTCACCATGTTCTTGGGGACTGCATTCAGGATTGCATATTGTATTTCTGAGCATCATCTGTATACCTATTGCTTGGCTTGTTTCTTTAGGATATTCCTTCTATATTGGCTGCAATACCTggtataatatttatttgtatttttctgaagaaaagaCAATCTGGCATAAGATTTCTATTTGTCCTGTTCTCATATTAACATTTCCTTTCACTGTTGGTTTGTCATCTCTCATCATAAGTTTATATGCCCCAATTATTCAAATTTCATGGAATTTCTATAAATGGCTGCAAGAATTTCAAGATTATGAAAAAGGCTTTTATGGCTGGTTCTGTAACTGGATTGGCCTGCACCAGTGTTGTCCTTATGAAGTGGTGATACTTGACTGCCCTGAATCAATAAGAGAGACAAAATTACCTTCAAGTTAATTACTTAAAATGTGCTTGCCAGATGCTACTCAAACACCCACCGTTTGTTCTGGACTTATATTAGCTGACCTATAACTACTGGTTCAATTTGTAATTTgatggaattttgatttagatATATCGCTGGTGTattaatcaatacatacatatgtatatggtgtgtgtgtgtgtatttgtgtatgtatatatatatatatatatgggtatgtacaaatatgtttttatgtctcgatgtgtgtgtatatatatgtatatgtgcctgtatgtatatttttgtgtatacatttatatatatatatatatagactgagagcttcgaatgtcctgtcctgtggttcttgtgtcgtcttctaggtgtttcacgttcttgtcccagtttgtatatattttttactttttacatatataatgctGGCTCTGTATCCACACTTTTGTccttatacataagtatatattctctaacattggtacgactcttgatctgtctctttctctctctctctcctcctctcttattccccttctttctttctttctctcttcatccgTCCCCCCTCCTACGCTTCTCTGCCTCTCATACCTTACACTCctctcgatctgtctctttcttctcctcccctgttcacctctctctcctcatctgtccctttctcctctcttttgtcCTCACGTGACCAGCTAGCCACTGCTGCTTTGCCTTTTTGCATCCAGCaacacatatttgtttgtttcccgTGGCCATAAGGCACTCCTCTACAAGCCAGCCccaaactcaactcgtcctgtcgaaagacccttgtcctacgtcctggttttgtttttatccttaccattattgtttttacgtttttgtattcttattcgtgctttccttattgttttcacgtacttttgtatttttattcgtgtacatcgtccgttttccgtccttgtgttgtatacattcgaagctttcttccaagggatctaatgcaCTTGGCTTAAATTTCCCTTGGTGGctgcccaggtcggagcaatctcaagattaatcagccgaaattgcgaagatgatccggttcttgactgatgactgagagcttcgaaagtcccgtcctgtggttcttgtgtcgtcttctaggtgtttcacgttcttgtcccagtttgtatatattttttactttttacatatatatatatatatatatatatatatatgcatgcatgtgtgtgtggggtgtgtgaaTGTTATGAACAGTGTAATCCAGTGCAAAACTATGTGTAAAtgtttgaactatgtaaaatgtatttcttttttgtttaaatataatttataactaagatcagtgagctcacagaattgttagtgtggtagccaaaatgcttagcagcatgtcatccatctttatgttctgagttcaaattccactgaggtcaaactttgcctttcatcctttcaaggtagataaaaataagtacctgttgaggaCTGGGGTTAATGAAATTGATTTACTCCTTTACATgatttgagccaaaatttgaaaccaatataacttataacttgtatattatgtgtgtgtgtgtgtgtgtgtgtatgcatatgtaagattatgagtgtgtatgcatatgtgtatatatgcatatatatacatatatgtatgtgtatgcatatctgtatatatatgcacatacatgtgcacatgtatatatgtatatatatatatatatatatatatatatatctggatatatctatacatacataagcacatgtaaatatatatgtgtattgaaagatatatatatacacacactgcagcacacaattatatacacatatataggtatatacttatatgtatgtatatatatatatatatatatatatatatatgtatacatacgtacatgtgtacatgtgtatatatagatacatatgtatatatatgtgtgggtgtgtatagaaatatgtatatctatacgatagatgatgatgatgtatacattatatatatatatatgtatatatcaaactataataatttattttcactgCTATTATGTCCCACCTGTCACTTTATTTTTCTGCACATTCTAATGATCTATCAAAATTTTCCAGTGAATATCTTTCATAATTCATTTAGTAATTCATTTGTAAATGTTTAGTTTATCTTGTTTTAGTTGTTAAGGCGAAGTGGTTCAGTAAAATTTGCAAGTGCTGAGATTGTGAATTGTTTATCTTGtaagttgttattgttgcaagTGAAACAAAATTATGGATTTCAATTTGATGTAAAATTTATTTGAACTGAATACCAAATTATG
This DNA window, taken from Octopus sinensis linkage group LG4, ASM634580v1, whole genome shotgun sequence, encodes the following:
- the LOC115210903 gene encoding transmembrane protein 169-like, producing the protein MASDYPECSKATELEEIQEKEWIELPESSPEDQLQDNGGDQHFVTLTGTVARGYQAGQVVDVQLQISRDELRKLTLERGTKEEKLKYKSSPCSWGLHSGLHIVFLSIICIPIAWLVSLGYSFYIGCNTWYNIYLYFSEEKTIWHKISICPVLILTFPFTVGLSSLIISLYAPIIQISWNFYKWLQEFQDYEKGFYGWFCNWIGLHQCCPYEVVILDCPESIRETKLPSS